The DNA window GGCTTTTAGAAATATTGAAAACTCATGTTGGAATCTTTAATCATATGAATATTGGGTTGCAACTGTAGTCAAATGGATGGCTGactcttatttcatttttattcgcACAACAGCCAACAGCAAGCATGAAACCAAATATCGTAACGCTAGCTGCTAGCTCACCCTTGTttcagttttcttttttaaatttccatCCTGTCATTTTCCAACCACAATAACGCCTGGTTTAAGTTTTTCACACTTTCTCATTGCTTTATCGAATTATTAAAATGTACAGTGCAGCACTACACAAAGAATCTCCGACTCCGCAGTTCAATGGAATCCTATAAACAAAGCCAATTGTGCTATGTATCAAACAGTTTTAAACTTTTATTACTGTAAGACTTAATAATATCTTGTGGGCAAGTGAGTTAATGAGATTGAGAACTACTGTAGATATGCTTATATTTTTGAGTTGTTAGATTGGATGATAGGTACGGTTTTTTTGGGACAATTTGGAGGATGAAACAAAGAATCCCATCCGATGAAAGAGACCTTACATTACATAAAGCTAATTGATTGACAAAGGAAACATAACATTCTGTACTTTTTGGCTTTGGTTTCCAAGATTTGGAAATGGCAAATGTAGGGTCATTATCATGAATAGGGGTGGAAAGTAGGGAAATATAGGAAGGGGGAGAAGGAGGCAGAATTTTTAGGGAGTAAAAGAGAGGGAAGGAGAAGAGAGATAGGAGGAGGCATGAAGGTATTAAATGGAGGACAGCATGATCTTCATACTGCAGGCTTTTAATTCTCAATACAAGACAGACAGAGGGGGGCGAGAACGTGGGGTGTTGGGCCCCATGGTGGGCGGGGAAACTCACAAAATATAGAGAGAAAGAGGATACACCGCCCATCCCATGCTCACCTCACTCACGCAGTCTTTACCAATACTAAACCCACCCGCACCTCACCTGATCTCCACTTCATCATCTAACCCTAACCCAACaccccccttttttattttttacctttTACTAAGCCTCAGATCTAAACCCATAAACCATCTCTCCCCTCTTAGCATCTTTTGGCTATTTTTCATACCCCTCCCTCCTCTTCCTTATTTCCTTCCAAACCCTTAACCAAAACTTATCTTCATTACATGAGAAGCACATCAGTTCCAAGAATTAGTCAACTCACATCAAGAGTGGAGAGAATATAGATTCAGCTTAAAATTTGGTGGTAGATGCTTCAAATCTCTTCTCTTGCCCTTTTTTCGTGAAAAAAACCTGTAGATATTCAATTATTCGACATACCCAGCAATACCAAACCTCTAATCCACAAAGGAACAAAAATAGGAACTTTATTgtcatttcttttctctttctccaTCAGAATTCAGTTGGTTCTTGTACTTGTTAGCTGATCTGTTGATGATTAGGTTTCAACTTTGAAGGGAAGAACAGAAATGGACCCAGTAACAGCTCATGGGCGTCATCTTCCTCCTTTCCTCGCTAGAGATCTTCATCTAAATCCGCACCATCAATTCCAACATCTCCTCCAACAACAAAATTCTGAAGATGAACAAAACCGTGGCCAGAAACGAGATCGAGAAGAAACGGCCACCACCACCGCCGCCACTGGCACTGCCGACACGGGTGGTGGAGGCAACGACCTAGCCGTAGCCCCTGGAACTGAAGGTGAACTCACAAGAAGACCACGAGGCAGACCTGCGGGCTCCAAGAACAAGCCTAAGCCGCCGATCATCATAACCCGTGATAGTGCCAACGCCCTCCGGTCCCATGTCATGGAAATTGCCAACGGCTGTGATATTATGGAGAGCGTTTCGACTTTCGCTAGGCGGAAACAAAGAGGGGTTTGCATTTTGAGTGGGAGCGGAACTGTAACGAATGTAACCTTAAAACAACCTGGAGCTCCTGGTGCAGTCGTGAATTTACAAGGACGGTTCGAAATTTTATCCCTTTCTGGGTCATTTTTGCCTCCCCCGGCACCAGCGGCTGCATCGGGATTGGCCATATATTTAGCCGGCGGTCAAGGTCAAGTAGTTGGAGGAACCGTGGTGGGTCAACTTGTTGCTTCAGGTCCGGTGGTGATTATGGCAGCTTCTTTTGGTAATGCGGCCTATGAAAGGCTCCCGTTGGAGGAAGAGGAACAACCTCTGGACCCGATTCCAGGAAGTGGATCCTTAGAGTCACCGGGAAGCATGGCTGCTCaacaacaacagcagcagcagcaactaTTGCAAGATCCCAACGGATCCTTCGCTCAAGGGTTGCCACCAAATCTTCTAAATTCAGTCCAAATGCCAGCCGAGGCCTACTGGGGCACAGGTCATCCTccatattaacaaaaaaaaaaaaactcgggtttttcttttctttttttttttcgtcTCCTTAATTATCCTTTTCAGTCACCTCTTGTTAGTTTGACCTTCTGATCACCTTTTAATCTTCTTCCTTTATAAAATagttgattttgatgttttaaaattaaGTGTTAAAGATGCTGCTGATCATGGGATTCATCTGGGTTTGGTTTGAAGTTTGAAGTTTGAAGAAGGATGATGTACAAATTTTCTGGATTTTCTCCCTGGAGGGTTTTTCcggttttatttttataaaaagtaGCCTTTTAATTTCTCACTTCTCCTCATTATTGTAGCTTAACGATTAAGTACCAGAAGATGGCAGTCATTTCTCACTCACATTCTTTTGCAGCTTGTCTCAGAATTGTTCTTCCCACAAATAAAATTcatctttttaaaatataaaaaaagccaaaaaaaaaagaagcaaccTTTTCAGTAAGGTTCCTTTTCTTGTGCCATAATACTTTCAAGTTTCAGATTCTGTTGCTtattagcttttcttttttcttaagaagaatatgaaatgaatttaCATTCATGGAGATGCAAGGGTTTTGGGTTTCTTTAACAAAAAATCGGTTTATTGATGGTtcacataaataataatatataaaatttcttgtttatttaacaGTGACCACCTTcaactctaatcacaaacttcACTAATACTGCCACCGCTATGAGTATTGGTTCATATAAATACAATAAATCTAGTGTCAGTTTGAAGTTCGAAGAGATGGCAAATGATGACTTGAAGAAAGGCAAAGAGATGGGAGGTTATGGGCTTAGGGTTTGGCTGTCTTTTCGctacgtttttttttttttacattggtAATGCTAGGGTTCATTATGGAATAAGAGGTGAACATTGGGTCCTG is part of the Gossypium hirsutum isolate 1008001.06 chromosome D11, Gossypium_hirsutum_v2.1, whole genome shotgun sequence genome and encodes:
- the LOC107911918 gene encoding AT-hook motif nuclear-localized protein 22 is translated as MDPVTAHGRHLPPFLARDLHLNPHHQFQHLLQQQNSEDEQNRGQKRDREETATTTAATGTADTGGGGNDLAVAPGTEGELTRRPRGRPAGSKNKPKPPIIITRDSANALRSHVMEIANGCDIMESVSTFARRKQRGVCILSGSGTVTNVTLKQPGAPGAVVNLQGRFEILSLSGSFLPPPAPAAASGLAIYLAGGQGQVVGGTVVGQLVASGPVVIMAASFGNAAYERLPLEEEEQPLDPIPGSGSLESPGSMAAQQQQQQQQLLQDPNGSFAQGLPPNLLNSVQMPAEAYWGTGHPPY